A single Denticeps clupeoides chromosome 7, fDenClu1.1, whole genome shotgun sequence DNA region contains:
- the LOC114794187 gene encoding polycomb protein suz12-B-like isoform X1: MAPHKHGLAGGGAGCAGGGVQSTGAAVAAAAKKPRMDQIQADHELFLQAFEKPTQIYRFLRTRNLIAPIFLHRTLTYMSHRIARPNANRKSFKLDGLLHKVEKTRGEQETQSLASHLQLTFTGFFHKTEKPPENSENEQNSVSLEVLLVKVCHKKRKDVSCPVKQVPTGKKQVPLNPDSSQTKPGAFPSLVVSSQEFEPSNSHMVKSYSLLFRVSRPGRRDVSGESNENIDVLEELPGRRKRCSSNRDDDGETMFVAQMTVFDKNRRLQLLDGEYEVSMQEMEECPVGKKRATWETILDGKWLPPFETFSQGPTLQFTLRWTADSSCRSTAPVAKPLATRNSDCSAAENRVGAVKPSPTVGETGDPPLPRVLRGDVARDRVVLFCVAAVKDLGAAAVPARREQVAVEPRQKLRIVYQFLYNNNTRQQTEARDDLHCPWCTLNCRRLYSLLKHLKMSHSRFVFNYAPHPKGARIDVSINESYDGSYVGNPQDVHSQPGFAFSRNGPVKRTAVTHFLVCRPRRVKPSLSEFLESEDGDLEQQRTFTSGHNRLYFHSDSCTPLRPQEMELDSEDERDPEWLREKTSMQIEEFMDVNEGEKEVMKLWNLHVMKYGFIADNQMNQACLLFVENCAAHIISRNLCRNVLLHLVSMHDFNLVSVVTIDRAMARLREIQRQPRHARRDATARPTRRQKL, translated from the exons AACCGACTCAGATCTACCGGTTCCTACGCACACGGAACCTAATTGCT CCGATCTTTTTGCACAGAACTCTTACATACATGTCCCACCGGATCGCAAGACCGAACGCCAACAG GAAGTCATTTAAATTGGATGGTTTGCTGCACAAGGTAGAAAAAACAAGAGGGGAACAGGAGACACAGAG TCTGGCTTCACATCTCCAGCTGACCTTCACTGGATTCTTCCATAAAACAG AAAAGCCACCAGAGAACTCTGAGAACGAACAGAACTCGGTTTCATTAGAGGTGCTGCTGGTGAAGGTCTGTCACAAGAAGCGCAAG GATGTCAGTTGTCCAGTAAAGCAAGTGCCTACAGGTAAGAAGCAGGTGCCTTTGAACCCTGACAGCAGCCAGACGAAGCCTGGAGCTTTTCCCTCGCTGGTGGTGTCCAGCCAGGAGTTCGAGCCCAGCAACAGTCACATGGTCAAGTCCTATTCGCTGCTGTTCAGGGTGTCCCGGCCGGGGAGGAGGGACGTCAGTGGTGAAAGCAATGAGAACATAG ATGTTCTAGAAGAGCTGCCAGGCAGGAGAAAGCGCTGCTCTTCAAACAGGGACGATGACGGGGAGACCATGTTTGTGGCACAGATGACGGTCTTTGATAAGAATAG ACGCCTACAACTGTTGGATGGAGAATATGAGGTGTCCATGCAGGAGATGGAGGAGTGTCCAGTGGGCAAAAAAAGGGCCACGTGGGAAACCATTCTGGatgggaag TGGTTGCCCCCGTTTGAGACGTTCTCTCAGGGTCCCACCCTGCAGTTCACCCTGCGCTGGACGGCCGACTCGTCCTGCAGGTCCACCGCGCCGGTGGCCAAACCGCTGGCCACTCGCAACTCGGACTGCAGCGCGGCGGAGAACCGAGTCGGCGCCGTGAAGCCCAGCCCGACCGTCGGTGAGACCGGGGACCCTCCGCTACCCAGAGTCCTCCGGGGGGACGTGGCGCGTGACCGAGTCGTGTTGTTCTGTGTCGCAGCTGTTAAAGATCTCGGCGCCGCCGCCGTCCCGGCCAGGAGAGAGCAGGTCGCGGTGGAACCTCGGCAGAAGCTGAGGATCGTTTATCAG TTCCTGTACAACAACAACACGCGGCAGCAGACGGAGGCGCGGGACGACCTGCACTGTCCCTGGTGCACGCTCAACTGCCGCCGGCTCTACAGCCTCCTCAAGCACCTCAAGATGTCCCACAGCCGCTTCGTCTTCAACTACGCG CCGCACCCCAAAGGAGCGCGGATCGACGTGTCCATCAACGAGAGCTACGACGGGTCCTACGTGGGGAACCCGCAGGACGTCCACAGCCAGCCCGGCTTCGCCTTCAGCCGCAACGGGCCGGTCAAGAGGACCGCGGTCACTCACTTCCTCGTCTGCAG GCCGCGGCGCGTGAAGCCCAGCCTGTCCGAGTTCCTGGAGTCGGAGGACGGAGACCTGGAGCAGCAGCGGACCTTCACCAGCGGCCACAACCGCCTCTACTTCCACAGCGACAGCTGCACCCCCCTGCGGCCACAGGAGATGGAGCTGGACAGCGAGGACGAGAGGGACCCCGAGTGGCTTCGGGAGAAGACCAGCATG CAAATTGAGGAATTTATGGATGTGAACGAAGGAGAGAAGGAGGTGATGAAGCTGTGGAATCTTCACGTCATGAAGTATGG ATTCATAGCAGACAATCAGATGAACCAGGCCTGCCTGCTGTTCGTGGAGAACTGTGCCGCTCACATCATCAGCAGGAACCTCTGTCGCAACGTCCTGCTGCACCTGGTCAGCATGCACGACTTCAACCTGGTGAGTGTGGTGACCATCGACCGGGCCATGGCCCGCCTCCGGGAGATCCAGCGGCAGCCCCGCCACGCCCGGCGAGACGCCACGGCCAGGCCAACCAGAAGGCAGAAGCTCTGA
- the LOC114794187 gene encoding polycomb protein suz12-B-like isoform X2, which yields MAPHKHGLAGGGAGCAGGGVQSTGAAVAAAAKKPRMDQIQADHELFLQAFEKPTQIYRFLRTRNLIAPIFLHRTLTYMSHRIARPNANRKSFKLDGLLHKVEKTRGEQETQSLASHLQLTFTGFFHKTEKPPENSENEQNSVSLEVLLVKVCHKKRKDVSCPVKQVPTGKKQVPLNPDSSQTKPGAFPSLVVSSQEFEPSNSHMVKSYSLLFRVSRPGRRDVSGESNENIDVLEELPGRRKRCSSNRDDDGETMFVAQMTVFDKNRRLQLLDGEYEVSMQEMEECPVGKKRATWETILDGKWLPPFETFSQGPTLQFTLRWTADSSCRSTAPVAKPLATRNSDCSAAENRVGAVKPSPTVAVKDLGAAAVPARREQVAVEPRQKLRIVYQFLYNNNTRQQTEARDDLHCPWCTLNCRRLYSLLKHLKMSHSRFVFNYAPHPKGARIDVSINESYDGSYVGNPQDVHSQPGFAFSRNGPVKRTAVTHFLVCRPRRVKPSLSEFLESEDGDLEQQRTFTSGHNRLYFHSDSCTPLRPQEMELDSEDERDPEWLREKTSMQIEEFMDVNEGEKEVMKLWNLHVMKYGFIADNQMNQACLLFVENCAAHIISRNLCRNVLLHLVSMHDFNLVSVVTIDRAMARLREIQRQPRHARRDATARPTRRQKL from the exons AACCGACTCAGATCTACCGGTTCCTACGCACACGGAACCTAATTGCT CCGATCTTTTTGCACAGAACTCTTACATACATGTCCCACCGGATCGCAAGACCGAACGCCAACAG GAAGTCATTTAAATTGGATGGTTTGCTGCACAAGGTAGAAAAAACAAGAGGGGAACAGGAGACACAGAG TCTGGCTTCACATCTCCAGCTGACCTTCACTGGATTCTTCCATAAAACAG AAAAGCCACCAGAGAACTCTGAGAACGAACAGAACTCGGTTTCATTAGAGGTGCTGCTGGTGAAGGTCTGTCACAAGAAGCGCAAG GATGTCAGTTGTCCAGTAAAGCAAGTGCCTACAGGTAAGAAGCAGGTGCCTTTGAACCCTGACAGCAGCCAGACGAAGCCTGGAGCTTTTCCCTCGCTGGTGGTGTCCAGCCAGGAGTTCGAGCCCAGCAACAGTCACATGGTCAAGTCCTATTCGCTGCTGTTCAGGGTGTCCCGGCCGGGGAGGAGGGACGTCAGTGGTGAAAGCAATGAGAACATAG ATGTTCTAGAAGAGCTGCCAGGCAGGAGAAAGCGCTGCTCTTCAAACAGGGACGATGACGGGGAGACCATGTTTGTGGCACAGATGACGGTCTTTGATAAGAATAG ACGCCTACAACTGTTGGATGGAGAATATGAGGTGTCCATGCAGGAGATGGAGGAGTGTCCAGTGGGCAAAAAAAGGGCCACGTGGGAAACCATTCTGGatgggaag TGGTTGCCCCCGTTTGAGACGTTCTCTCAGGGTCCCACCCTGCAGTTCACCCTGCGCTGGACGGCCGACTCGTCCTGCAGGTCCACCGCGCCGGTGGCCAAACCGCTGGCCACTCGCAACTCGGACTGCAGCGCGGCGGAGAACCGAGTCGGCGCCGTGAAGCCCAGCCCGACCGTCG CTGTTAAAGATCTCGGCGCCGCCGCCGTCCCGGCCAGGAGAGAGCAGGTCGCGGTGGAACCTCGGCAGAAGCTGAGGATCGTTTATCAG TTCCTGTACAACAACAACACGCGGCAGCAGACGGAGGCGCGGGACGACCTGCACTGTCCCTGGTGCACGCTCAACTGCCGCCGGCTCTACAGCCTCCTCAAGCACCTCAAGATGTCCCACAGCCGCTTCGTCTTCAACTACGCG CCGCACCCCAAAGGAGCGCGGATCGACGTGTCCATCAACGAGAGCTACGACGGGTCCTACGTGGGGAACCCGCAGGACGTCCACAGCCAGCCCGGCTTCGCCTTCAGCCGCAACGGGCCGGTCAAGAGGACCGCGGTCACTCACTTCCTCGTCTGCAG GCCGCGGCGCGTGAAGCCCAGCCTGTCCGAGTTCCTGGAGTCGGAGGACGGAGACCTGGAGCAGCAGCGGACCTTCACCAGCGGCCACAACCGCCTCTACTTCCACAGCGACAGCTGCACCCCCCTGCGGCCACAGGAGATGGAGCTGGACAGCGAGGACGAGAGGGACCCCGAGTGGCTTCGGGAGAAGACCAGCATG CAAATTGAGGAATTTATGGATGTGAACGAAGGAGAGAAGGAGGTGATGAAGCTGTGGAATCTTCACGTCATGAAGTATGG ATTCATAGCAGACAATCAGATGAACCAGGCCTGCCTGCTGTTCGTGGAGAACTGTGCCGCTCACATCATCAGCAGGAACCTCTGTCGCAACGTCCTGCTGCACCTGGTCAGCATGCACGACTTCAACCTGGTGAGTGTGGTGACCATCGACCGGGCCATGGCCCGCCTCCGGGAGATCCAGCGGCAGCCCCGCCACGCCCGGCGAGACGCCACGGCCAGGCCAACCAGAAGGCAGAAGCTCTGA